The Desulfonatronum lacustre DSM 10312 region AAAATTCCTGGCGGCTCCAAAAAATGGACATCGTGACCATGTTCACCAACCGGATGATGGTGCTGGTCAATGCAGAAAGTCAAAGCACGATCCGTGGTCCGTCCGAACTGGGCGGGAAGGTCGCGGTGGTGGAAAAAGACACCTCCTACCACACCTGGCTTCAGGACCGAAACCAAACGACTTTCAAAGACGAACCAGTGGATATCCGCCTCCAGCCCACCGCCGACGGTCTGAATAATCTGGCTCAGGGGCGGGCCGACTTCACGGTGATCGACGCGGATGCGGCGTTCTGGATTATCCGTCATCAGTTTCCCGACCTGATCATGGCTTTTCCCGTGGGGTCCATGGAAGAGGTGGGCTGGGGGATTCGCAAGGAGAGTCCGGAATTGCGCCAAGCCTTGCAGAATTTTTTCGACCAGCAACGCGCCGGACGCGATTCAGCCCTGAACGCGACATGGAACCGCCATTTCGGCATGAATCTGAACCAATTCATCAGCCTGCTCGGCTCGATGCAGGAATAGCCTCAGGAGAGTCCGCCATGCCCACCCAGATCATGCCCGCATCCCGCAAGTTCACCTGGAAAGGCCTTGCCATCGCTCTGCTTTTCCTCCTGCTCTGCCCGCTCCCTTCCGTCTCCTCGGCCCAGGCCCGCGGCCTGGAGGAAATCCGGGAGTCCGGAGAACTGCGGGCCTGTATCGTCCCGGCGACCCCGGCCTATGTGACTTTTGCCGATCCGGCCTGCCTGGAGGATTGCCGGGTCTCCGGGCCGGTCCCCAGAGTGGTGGAGGCCGTGGCCGCGGCCTTGGGATCTGACGTCCGTCCGATTTTTCATCGTCTGGAGTGGGATGAACAGTTTCATAACGCCGAAGGCCGGACCGCCCTGGAGGCCGAATACACTCCGTACCACCTGGAAACCGGACGTTGCGACGTCTACCCCACCCACCTGACCAAGAATGAATGGCGGCTGAAAAAATTGGATTTCGCCATCCTGTTTCTCAACCGGATCATGGTCATCGTCCATCAGGACCGGCTGCCCGAGTTCACATCCATGGACGATCTGGCCGGAAAAACAGCCGGGGTGGCGTTGAACACCAGTCTGCACACCTGGGTCCTGGAGCAAAATCAGGAGGCGTTCCGGGACGACCCGATCCAGATACGGCTGATCGACTTCGGAGCAGAACTGGGTTCCGTGGAGTCCGGGCTCGCGGACTTCACGCTGTTGGACGCGGAAGTTTCCCTGTGGGAGTCCGTGAACCGCTTCCAGGATCTGAATGTGGCCTTTCCTGTGGGACCGATGGAAGAAATCGGCTGGGCCTTCAGTCGCCAAAACCAGGATCTGCGGGATGTTGTGCAAGCCTTCTTCACCGAACAAGTCAGGACCGAAACCTCGGCCTTGAACAGCATCTGGAAAGAGGAGTACGGACTGACCCTGAGCCAGTTCCGGGCTTTGATCCAGGCTACCCAGTAGGATAACCGAATTCATATGCTCAAGAGCGTCGCGGCGTTGTCCGCCTCTTCCATTAAAACCCGCCTGTTGCTCATGACCGCCGGCATCGTGCTTCTGGTGGTCCTGGTGCTTTCCCTGGTCACCGCCTACCGGGCCGTGAGTCTCCTGGAAGGGGAATCTCGAAGGGAATTGCGGCATTCCCTGGCCCTGACCTCAGACATCTTCAAGGAATTCATCAACGTCCGTCAGGCCAACCTGTACGTCTGGCGGAGCAACCCGCTGGTGGAGTTCGTGGGCGCCGACCCGCGGCTCGGCTCGGTGTTCGTTCCCAGCCTGCGCGACTTTTTCGCCCAGATCAAAACCCAAGAGCCCTGGATCGAGAACATCCTGATCACCAAGAACAACGAGGCTCTGTACGAGGATACGCCCTACCTGCGCTGGCTGGACCAACCGGAGCGCGACCGCCTGATGCATTTTCTGGGCGAGGTCGGCGAACAAACCCCCTTGCTGCTGGCCCTGCCCCGCACCCCGAACATGATCAGCCAGCGGCACGTGCTGGTTTTCAGGCAGGCCATCCTCAACCAGGGCGCACCCTTGGACGACACGCACCTGGTGACAATGATCAACCTGGAAACGGCCGGACAGGCCCTGTTCGGTGCGACCAGGATCGGCAACCAGGGCTTTGTGAGCCTGGCCTACCAGCCGCATCAGCGCTCCTTTTTCACTCCGGAACAAGTCGTGGAAGAAGGTGAGCCGTCATCGGCACGGGCCGAACTCAATACATTGTCCCAGCAGTGGAACCAACCCGGGGACATTCCTTCCCGGACGTCCATGCTGCTCCTGGACCAGCTTCAGATGAACGACTTGCCCATCTGGCTGATCGGCGTGGCCGCGGTGGACGACATCAACAGCCCGGTCCGCGAACTCTTGCTGTACATGGTGGGCGTGGGCACCCTGACGCTGCTTTTGGGCATTGCCGCAGCTGCCTTTTTCTCCGGGCGCATCGCCGGGCCGATCCGGGAACTGACCGACAAGGTCCAGCGCTTCACCCTGGCCTGGAGGGAGAGCAAGGCCACGGAAGGTGAACCTTTGCTGCCCTCGGATGTACACATTGATTTCTCGCCGGAAGACCAAGGCCACCCTCCCTCATCCCGGGATGAACTGGCCGTGCTGACCAGGTCCTTCCACCTGATGGCTAGGGAAATCCACGAGCTATTTTCCAAGACCCAGCAATACGCCCAGGAATTGGAACAGCACAGTCTGCACCTGGAAAATCTCGTGGAAGAGCGAACCATGGAATTGGCCGATGCCAACGTCCATTTGCTGGAAGCCAAGGAAATCGCGGAAGCCGCCACCCAGGCCAAGAGTCTCTTTTTGGCCAATATGAGCCATGAAATCCGCACGCCCATGAACATCGTCATCGGCCTCAGCCACCTGGCGTTAAAGACCGACCTCACCGAACAGCAGCGGGACTATCTGACCAAAATTCGCGGCGCGTCCCAGAATCTTTTGGGCATCATCAACGACATCCTGGACTTCTCCAAGATCGAGGCCGGACGGCTGGACTTCGAGCAGATCCCCTTTGATCTGGACGCGGTGGTGAGCAACCTGTCCACCCTGTTCTCGGAAAAAGCCGGTGCCAAGGGTGTGGAGTTTTTGCTGGCCTACACCTCGGATATCCCGAACTATCTCATTGGTGATCCCCTGCGCCTGGGTCAGGTGTTGACCAACCTCACGGGCAATGCCCTGAAGTTCACCGAACACGGGGAAGTGAAAGTCGGCGTGAGCCTGGTGGAGGAGTCGGATGACTCCGTGACGCTGCGCTTTGCCGTCCGGGATACGGGCATCGGGATGACCGAGGAGCAGATCGGCAAGCTGTTCAGCGCCTTCAGCCAGGCCGACGCCTCCACCACGCGACGTTTCGGCGGCACCGGGCTGGGGCTGACCATTTCCCAACGCCTGGTGGAGAGGATGCACGGCCGGATCGAGGTTCACTCCACCCCGGACCGGGGCAGCGAGTTTTCCTTCATCGCCCGGTTCGGCAGGCAAAAGGAACGCCCGACCCATTGCCTGACCAAGGCGGATTTCGGCCATCGTCGGGTCCTGGTGGTGGACGACAGCCTCAGCGCCCGGGAAATCCTGCGCGATATGCTGATCAGCTTCAATCTGCACGTGGATACGGCGGCCTCGGCCGAGGAAGGCCTGCGCCTCGTTCAGCAGGCAAAAGCCCAGGGCCTTCCCTATGCTCTGGTGCTCATGGACTGGCAGATGCCGGGCATGGACGGCATTGAGGCCATCCGCCGAATTCGCTCTGAACCGCAAAGCGAGGCCTTGCCCCTGATGGTCATGGTCACCGGCTATGGCCGCGAGGAGGTCATGAGCCGGGTCAGCGACCGTGAACTGGACGGGCTGCTGCTCAAGCCGGTCAATCCTTCCATGCTCTTCGACGCTCTGACCAGCTTCTTCGCTAATCCGTCATG contains the following coding sequences:
- a CDS encoding response regulator, with translation MLKSVAALSASSIKTRLLLMTAGIVLLVVLVLSLVTAYRAVSLLEGESRRELRHSLALTSDIFKEFINVRQANLYVWRSNPLVEFVGADPRLGSVFVPSLRDFFAQIKTQEPWIENILITKNNEALYEDTPYLRWLDQPERDRLMHFLGEVGEQTPLLLALPRTPNMISQRHVLVFRQAILNQGAPLDDTHLVTMINLETAGQALFGATRIGNQGFVSLAYQPHQRSFFTPEQVVEEGEPSSARAELNTLSQQWNQPGDIPSRTSMLLLDQLQMNDLPIWLIGVAAVDDINSPVRELLLYMVGVGTLTLLLGIAAAAFFSGRIAGPIRELTDKVQRFTLAWRESKATEGEPLLPSDVHIDFSPEDQGHPPSSRDELAVLTRSFHLMAREIHELFSKTQQYAQELEQHSLHLENLVEERTMELADANVHLLEAKEIAEAATQAKSLFLANMSHEIRTPMNIVIGLSHLALKTDLTEQQRDYLTKIRGASQNLLGIINDILDFSKIEAGRLDFEQIPFDLDAVVSNLSTLFSEKAGAKGVEFLLAYTSDIPNYLIGDPLRLGQVLTNLTGNALKFTEHGEVKVGVSLVEESDDSVTLRFAVRDTGIGMTEEQIGKLFSAFSQADASTTRRFGGTGLGLTISQRLVERMHGRIEVHSTPDRGSEFSFIARFGRQKERPTHCLTKADFGHRRVLVVDDSLSAREILRDMLISFNLHVDTAASAEEGLRLVQQAKAQGLPYALVLMDWQMPGMDGIEAIRRIRSEPQSEALPLMVMVTGYGREEVMSRVSDRELDGLLLKPVNPSMLFDALTSFFANPSCASTVRKQDRVESSPTPPDKLHGHVLVAEDNPINQQVARELLEGFGLTVRLADNGRKAVELIAAERFDLVLMDIQMPEMDGYEATRRIRAFEVEPSTTVNRDRRTPIIAMTAHAMTGDREKSLNAGMDDHVSKPIDPDLLLRTLAQWLPPGDGERKTDEQPRATPLTAPASTAPSPTTQPSVPSSAPLSTLLPDQLSGFDLAQGLSRLRGNEKLYLKLLLDFRGSYADGLEKIEQGVQAGEREQAARTVHAIKGVAGNLAANAVFEAAQGLEHSLKVDPDTDPDGQATALADFSTAFQTVMTSLAALVPPNASPEASPEASPEASIPASGTVPSPVETAQKKSAASHPDVDVIALHSLINDLRELLEDGNPRAEELAEGLLNRLDGRYSDLTGQLLQAIHDFQFEKAAETIAELAGRLGPSETK
- a CDS encoding substrate-binding periplasmic protein, encoding MPTQIMPASRKFTWKGLAIALLFLLLCPLPSVSSAQARGLEEIRESGELRACIVPATPAYVTFADPACLEDCRVSGPVPRVVEAVAAALGSDVRPIFHRLEWDEQFHNAEGRTALEAEYTPYHLETGRCDVYPTHLTKNEWRLKKLDFAILFLNRIMVIVHQDRLPEFTSMDDLAGKTAGVALNTSLHTWVLEQNQEAFRDDPIQIRLIDFGAELGSVESGLADFTLLDAEVSLWESVNRFQDLNVAFPVGPMEEIGWAFSRQNQDLRDVVQAFFTEQVRTETSALNSIWKEEYGLTLSQFRALIQATQ
- a CDS encoding transporter substrate-binding domain-containing protein, whose product is MIRSRFRRISRLWVHAACVFAAMITVFAPLFLAGPAQARSFQDILDSGELRVCFAPIHPSVVQAEPEGCREDCRFSGPAFEAAQAFTAFLGDSMTMRALRIDWDEQFFNDQGRTDRDAEYVPALLDSGHCDLYPNNLTKNSWRLQKMDIVTMFTNRMMVLVNAESQSTIRGPSELGGKVAVVEKDTSYHTWLQDRNQTTFKDEPVDIRLQPTADGLNNLAQGRADFTVIDADAAFWIIRHQFPDLIMAFPVGSMEEVGWGIRKESPELRQALQNFFDQQRAGRDSALNATWNRHFGMNLNQFISLLGSMQE